From a single Capsicum annuum cultivar UCD-10X-F1 chromosome 12, UCD10Xv1.1, whole genome shotgun sequence genomic region:
- the LOC107850893 gene encoding trihelix transcription factor ASIL1-like: MDDIEGYGRYPPSTYGMNQGYELSNRQKLPVHETSYSRHVDNQYVEEGGDDEDADEEEEDDDDGGDENGVQRIGKDVFEDDDDDDDYGDSQRHQKKRKLKSLLSSYEFAPREPPPSTTAATAPKHSSGGRNPLSDWSERETFILLDAWGTRFVRHGRKSLRSEEWQEVAERVSRGSKIERTDTQCRNRLDTLKKKYKKEKMKIAETGSTTSKWVYFKKMDMLLTSTPQKAGVSCGMDSGEYVFMSQKVYLNHANGLDEMRVSPANSESADCEEEDSEDLPPKRSRNVQSGGNGHSFKLIVDSIYKFCEIYVKIENSKRQQMLELEKMRMNFHRELEMQKRQIVERAQAEIARIRQGSDEENDMSAENVSGD; the protein is encoded by the coding sequence ATGGATGACATTGAGGGTTATGGGAGATATCCTCCCAGCACTTATGGCATGAATCAGGGTTATGAGTTGTCCAATCGCCAGAAACTTCCTGTTCACGAAACTTCTTATTCAAGGCATGTTGACAATCAATATGTGGAGGAAGGGGGTGATGATGAAGAtgctgatgaagaagaagaagatgatgatgatggtggtgacGAAAATGGTGTTCAGCGGATAGGGAAAGATGTGTTTGaggatgacgatgatgatgatgattatggtgaTTCGCAGAGGCATCAAAAGAAGAGGAAGTTAAAGAGCTTGTTATCAAGTTATGAGTTTGCTCCTCGAGAACCACCACCATCTACTACAGCTGCAACTGCTCCCAAACATTCATCTGGTGGTAGGAATCCACTTTCAGATTGGTCTGAACGTGAGACATTTATTTTGCTTGATGCATGGGGTACTAGGTTTGTTCGACATGGGAGGAAGAGTCTTCGATCAGAGGAATGGCAAGAAGTTGCAGAGAGAGTGTCACGGGGTTCCAAAATTGAGAGGACAGACACCCAGTGTCGTAACCGTTTGGATACTctgaaaaagaaatataaaaaggagAAGATGAAGATTGCAGAGACTGGGAGTACCACTAGTAAGTGGGTGTACTTCAAAAAGATGGACATGTTGCTAACATCAACTCCCCAGAAAGCAGGTGTTTCATGTGGAATGGACTCTGGAGAGTATGTTTTCATGAGCCAAAAAGTTTATCTGAATCATGCTAATGGCTTGGATGAGATGAGGGTCAGTCCTGCTAACTCCGAATCTGCTGATTGTGAGGAGGAGGACTCAGAGGATCTTCCACCGAAAAGATCACGAAATGTACAATCAGGAGGGAATGGACATTCTTTCAAATTAATAGTAGATTCTATCTATAAATTTTGTGAGATATATGTGAAGATTGAGAATAGCAAGAGACAGCAAATGCTAGAACTGGAGAAAATGAGGATGAACTTCCACAGAGAATTGGAAATGCAAAAGAGACAGATTGTGGAGAGAGCTCAGGCAGAAATTGCAAGAATACGCCAAGGAAGTGATGAAGAGAACGATATGTCTGCTGAAAATGTTAGTGGAGATTAG